From the genome of Sphingobacterium sp. UGAL515B_05:
TACCACGATATTATATCCAAGACGATAATGCAGAACGCTGGCGAGAAGGATTGTTATCGTCGATTTACCGACTCCGCCTTTCTGTGCATAAATGCTTACCTTTAATGTTTCCTTCTTTTTTTCCATATTATATTATTTTATATCTTCTTAATTTAAAAGTTGTATCGGAGAGCAAATACCTAAGTTTACAAATGCATCGTAAAATATGTGTATAGTCAGTATTACTGGTTTAAAAAAGACCTTGCATAAAGGCTCATATCTTACTTGTAAATCATATGTCCTTCTTAAAATATAGTAGGCTGGTAAAGCAACTTCCTCTCTTAATGACCTAACATTTTACCAGTTTTATGCTTTTACGCTTTTATAGTTTTACAGTTTTAAAACCTAATACTTTTATGCTTTTACAATTACTTGCTTTGTTAAATGGTAAATTGACCATAGTTCTTACCGCCATGCTCTATGCAAAAGAAGGCAACTGTAGGGGGCTGTAAAGCTGATGCTTTACTACCTTTCCTCTTTTTACCTACGGTTTCCGAAAGCTCTTTATAATGCGAACTTTATTCTATTCTTTCTCATATCTGTTCCCAAGAACAGAGCAAGTTGTGTTTTGAGTGCCTCAAAACTCGTTTTGTGCCCCAAAACTACTTGCTCTACCGAGGGCTGGGTAATCCTCCGAAGTCGGATTTACCTATTATATGTCTTTGCGATTTTATGTGAATCGGTAGGAAAAACAAGGTTTTTAATAGCTCATAATTATGAATGTTCATCGCTTTCTTTTAGTTTCTGGAAAAAAGATATGACAGCGAATCATAAAGGAGGTCGAAAACCTAAAATGGACAAAGCTACCCACCGATACGTATTCCGTCTTACGGACGAAGAAAACGCCAGATTTCTCTCATTATTTGAGCAATCAAGACTTGATAATAAAGCTAAATTTATTGTTTCGCTATTGTTTGAAAGGAAGATAAATTCAGTTATTATAGATAAGAGCACCATTGATTACTGTACAAAATTATCGCAATTTTTTGCACAGTTCCGTGCAATTGGAGTCAATTACAATCAGATAGTAAAGATCCTGCACACTAATTTTAGCGATAAAAAAACCGTTCATTATCTCGGAAAGCTTGAACAGCACACCAGAGATCTGGCCGGGATCTGCCGCGAAGTTTTACTGCTCAGCAAAAAGTTTGAAGCTGAATATCTCATTAAAAAAGAAAAACTATGATTGCAAAAATAGGTCGCGGGTCAAATATGTATGGTGCTTTAAATTATAACCTCTCCAAGGTTCATCAAAATGCTGGTACAATTTTACACCTCAACAATATGTTCGAAACTCCTAGTGGCGAATATACGACTACACAGCTACTATCCTCATTCATTGCCAATTTAGCTGCAAATAAAAAAACAGAAAAGACAGCAATCCATATCTCGCTAAATCCTGATCCAATTGATATCCTATCAGATGAAAATTATGTCAGAATTGCAAAGGAATATATGGGAAAAATGGGCTATGGCGATCAACCTTATGTTGTATTTAGGCATAATGATATCGACCGCAGCCACATCCATATTGTTTCAACAACAGTGGACAAAAATGGAATCAAAATATCCGATGTTTTTGAGAAGAAAAGATCAATGGAAATCTGTCGCAATATTGAAAAAAAGTATAATTTAGCACGTGCCGACGAAAAGGAATGTTTTAATGAAAGTCTTACTTTCCAACCAGTAGATCATACGAAAGGCAATATTAAAAGCCAACTTGCGGCTGTTGTAAGATACCTGCCTAACTACTATTATTTTCAAAGCCTTGGCAGTTATAATGCGTTGCTATCGCTATTTAATATCGCCGTCGAATCCACGAAAAAGGAATATAGTGGTGAATTTAAGGAAGGTTTAGTATATTTCGCATTGGATAAAAATGGGGAAAAGGTGACCAATCCCTTCAAAGCGTCCCTTTTCGGGAAAGAAGCAGGGCTCATAGCACTTCAAACACATTTTATAAAAAGTAAAGAACTTGCTGCAGAAACTAAAGAAAAAAGCAAAAATATCATTGCGCAAGCCATTAGTATAGCCCGAAATGAAAAGGACTTTAAAGAGTATTTAATAGACCATGGGATCAATGTAGTGATCCGAAGAAATGATCAAGGCAGATTATATGGAATTAGCTTTATAGATCATAATTCGCGCAACGTATTCAATGGCTCTCATCTTGGTAAGGGATTTTCGGCAAATTCATTCAATGCGCTGTTTTCAAGTAGCCAAAGTCCTAAGGTAGTAGAATATATAGAAGGTTCACAAAAAAAAGATACTTCAACGCAATCAAGATCGGCTAACCATTCGCTCCATCCACTATTCGACTTTATGATAAATAACGGATCTGTTTTTAGTGATTGGGGACTACTTGATCAGCTTCTACTTCATGGGATGACAGAAGATCCAGAAGAACATCTATTTGAGTTTAACATGAAAAAAAAGAGAAAGCGCAAAAGATAAGGAGTAGCATCAAAAATAATCCTTAAAATATGGTGAACGACATTAGGATCCTACTACATTAGATAGTCAAAGCAGTATATTTCCACTAAGCTAAAAAAAAGGAAGTCCTAAATTCGGACTTCCTTATTATCTCTATGGAATACTTTTCCTATAAAAAGGAATAGCAAGCAATTGAAAACATATTACACAAAGAACAGACCTTCGGCTTGGAAGCCATTTGGTTGTACAGCCGGCAATTTTTCTAATTCAGCTTTTTCGCCCCTTCTAACATAGTCCCTAATGATGGAATCACCACCTGAACCTTGAATATATTTACCTGTAGCTCTTTCAACCCATCCATGAACTACTACGCCAACAAATCTTTTGTATTCTGTTTTATTTGCAAGGGGGCTGGTATCTCGAAAGTTTTCTCGAGCATTACCTGTAAGATTAGCTTGAGGATGCTTAGAGTGATCATATTTCCACCAAACTGCTAATGATATTTCGCCAAAACTGATTTCTCTCCAAATAACGACGCTTTGATATCCGAACAATTCGACAAAAATGTAGCCTGTTTCTTTCTTATCCTTTTCAACCTGAAAAAAATCTTTGTTTTGTTTCAGAATTTCATTTAAACCCGCTACCAATAAATTGCGATATGGATTCTTCGGTCTTAAGTCTAATTTCGTTGCATCAGTAGTCTGATAATCCAAAGAAGGTATATCAGAGTTATTAAGTAAATTCTGAAAATGTTTCCAACTGTGAAATCCGCTTTGTTTTGAGGCAAGCTCCAAAGCCTCATGATGAGAAATATTCTGAACTTTTTTAATAGATTTTGCGATACGCTTAATATAATCGGCAGTATGCCCATTTACTTTTTTTTCCATGTTTTAACAATATACCTTGCATAGAAATCATGTCACCTGTCAGCCAAAACCCCTTACAAGAAATTTGTTAAAGTGGTATAAAAAGTTAGATACAGTGCTAAAATAGCTTCGCTAAGACAAGTGGCAAGCTTCTGTAAAGCTCGAAACAAATATAGCAAAATATTTTGGTATTATTTTGCCTTTCAGAGCTATGAGGATGAACTCAAATCATAGCCTGTACCTAAGAGCGACCTGGCGCCAGATATCTTCGGCCAAATCCTGGTCTTCACCATGTTCAAAACTCCATTTGTCGTTTTCCTTTTTTAGTCTCTGCACCAAGCCATCCAAGAGTATCTGAAATTCCGTCATATTTTTATTCAATTCTCTCTTCAATAGTACGACTTGAAAATCACGCTTTTTAAAGGTGATTCTGAATACCTGCTTATTAAATTGTTCTTCAAATTGTCCAATAGTATCAAACATAATCCACTTCCGAAATTCAGTCTAATGATAGCAATTTTCTAGCAGATAAAAAACCAGATGAGCAATGTTAATCTGTAAAATTCCAATAAGATTGGGAAGAAATAGGCAAATATATACCATATTATACATCAACAGAAAAATCAGCTCTCAAGACTAATATCTATGGTGAAACTTTTCACTTATGCAAGAAGACGATTTAAGGGGCCTCGCAAAAATTATGGCTTTTATGCGAGCTGTCAGCATCCTTTTAGTTTTGATGAATTTCTACTGGTTCTGTTACTCCTTTTTCTATGATCAGGGTTGGACGCTGGAAGTCGTCGAGCGAATCCTAAAAAATTTCCAGAGAACCTCTGGTCTATTTACAAATTCAACTTATAGCAAACTGTTTGCCCTAATCTTATTGGCATTGAGCTGCCTCGGAACTAAAGGTGTCAAAAACGAAAAAATTAAATGGAAAAAAATTAATACGTTTCTATTTACCGGATCGACACTTTACCTTCTCAATTTCCAACTTCTTGAAATATCAGGCATTTTATATATGATTACTACATCTGCAGGCTTTATCCTGCTTATGGTTGCTGGATTATGGATGAGCAGACTGCTTAAAAACAAGTTGATGGATGATCCTTTCAATAATGAAAACGAAAGCTTCATGCAGGAGACAAAACTTTTAGAAAATGAGTTTTCCGTTAACCTGCCGACAAAATTTTATTATCG
Proteins encoded in this window:
- the mobA gene encoding conjugal transfer protein MobA, which gives rise to MTANHKGGRKPKMDKATHRYVFRLTDEENARFLSLFEQSRLDNKAKFIVSLLFERKINSVIIDKSTIDYCTKLSQFFAQFRAIGVNYNQIVKILHTNFSDKKTVHYLGKLEQHTRDLAGICREVLLLSKKFEAEYLIKKEKL
- the mobB gene encoding conjugal transfer protein MobB, which encodes MIAKIGRGSNMYGALNYNLSKVHQNAGTILHLNNMFETPSGEYTTTQLLSSFIANLAANKKTEKTAIHISLNPDPIDILSDENYVRIAKEYMGKMGYGDQPYVVFRHNDIDRSHIHIVSTTVDKNGIKISDVFEKKRSMEICRNIEKKYNLARADEKECFNESLTFQPVDHTKGNIKSQLAAVVRYLPNYYYFQSLGSYNALLSLFNIAVESTKKEYSGEFKEGLVYFALDKNGEKVTNPFKASLFGKEAGLIALQTHFIKSKELAAETKEKSKNIIAQAISIARNEKDFKEYLIDHGINVVIRRNDQGRLYGISFIDHNSRNVFNGSHLGKGFSANSFNALFSSSQSPKVVEYIEGSQKKDTSTQSRSANHSLHPLFDFMINNGSVFSDWGLLDQLLLHGMTEDPEEHLFEFNMKKKRKRKR